DNA sequence from the uncultured Ilyobacter sp. genome:
CATATATCAAGGATAACCTTTTGTTCCTTTGGTATATTGGCAGCTAAAATTTTAGCGGCTTTGCCAAAGTCATTAGATGAGATATAAATCCTGTTTTTTCCTAGATATTTCTCCATCTTTCTCTCTTCAGGCTGAGCCTTAAATAGTTCTACTATGCCGCCTTCTCCCACAAGCTTATTATCCATATAAAATTTTTGAGAGTCATAATTTGCAGTTACTACAGAGCCCTTTAAACCCAATAGCTCTCCCTTGGTTCCAGTAAGATCCAAAAGCAGCTTTCCAAATATATTAGCTTTATCTCTTTTTTTCAAGGCCAGTATATTTTCGTTACTTTCTCCAACTCCTGATAAGACGCCTTCCAAATCCTCTTTAGAATCAGATACCAGAAAATAGCCTCTGTATCCCTTTAAAAAAACTTCTTTTCCTGATGAATATTTTTCTCTGTACTTTTCTTTAAGGATATAATAATCTTTGGATTTTTCAAAATATTTTCCCAGTCGAGATTTAAATATGGGATACATCAGTCCCGGATCTAAAACTCCCACCCTGTGTTCATCTAAAAGCTGGATACTTCCAAAGTAAAGAATGTATATGTTCTTTATATACTTTTTTTCTTTTTTTAAATCCTCTATATGACTTTCCTCACCTATTTTTAAGAGGAGTTCCTCTAGAGGTTTTATGCTCTTTCTGTTGAAATTTTCATTTACATAGACTGCCCTGGTATTTTTTACCAGGAAGTTTTTACCAGGTATATGATAGATGTATTTATATCCTGCCACTAGTATCAGTAAGCAGGCCACTAAAGATAAAAGCAGTATTTTTAATCTTCTCAAGACATCACTCTCCTATCTGTATTTTTCTTCCCTTATTCTCTCGAGCTCCCTTATGGTGAGGTCGAGATTTTCAGTTTTGAGTATAGGGGCTGTGAACCTAGCTTTTCTGATCTCTCTTTCTGAAATTTCAGCCACCAAAAGACTTTCCTCCATATAAGGCGCCCTTGCAGCTATTTTTCCAGAAGGTGAAACCACCTGGGAACCGCCTCCAAAGGTTACTCCGTCTTCACATCCTACCCTGTTTGCCATTATAAAATAGCTTCCTGTCATAGAGGCAGTCAGGTATCCTATAGCTTCCCATTCTTTGGAGATATATCGCCCCTCGTCTTCAAATCCTCTTGCAGGGTTATTCATAAGACAGAAGATATAGTCCGCTCTGTCCTGGCTTAGAATATAAGACGATGACTGATGCCATGCATCCTCACATATTAGTACTCCGATTCTTCCAAATTTTGTATCAAAAGCCCGGAATCTGTCTCCCCCCTTAAAGTATCTGGCCTCAAAAAACATTCCGTAATTTGGAAGGTAAACTTTTCTGTGAGTATGTTTTACCTTTCCATCCTCAAGATAAAAGGCGGAGTTGTATACATAATTGTCCTTACCCTTCTCTACTCCCCCGAAGAGTATGCTGATTTCATTGCTTAATTTTAACAGTTCTTGCGGCACATTTACACACACATCAAAGACCATCTCTTCCAAAAGATAACCTGAAAGAGCAAGTTCCGGAAAAACTATAAGCTCGGCGCCTTGGTCTATTGCCCCGGATATTTTCTCTTTCATGATCTCTATATTCTTATCTACATTACCCAATGTGGGTTTTATTTGAGCTAGTGCTAACTTCATCTTTTCCCCCATTATATTAAAGATATTTTAAATCTTCCTGAGTCGTTATCTTTATATTACTATAACTTCCCTCAAGAACCACTACTTTTCCGTTTATTCTTTCTACAAGGGAAGAGTCATCTGTCCCAAGATAATTTGATTTCCTGGCATCTTCATATGCCTTTTTTAGAATGTCTCCACGAAAAACCTGAGGAGTCTGAGCCGCTATCAATAGCGATCTGTCTGGTGTAGAGGTTATAAATCCATCCTTATCGATTATTTTAATTGTGTCCTTTACAGGAACCCCTATAACCACCCCGTCAACTTGGGGATTTTTTTCGAGAATCCTGTAAGAGTCCTCTATAAAACTATCTTCTATAAAGGGTCTCACCCCGTCCTGTACGGCTATTACTTCTGAACCTTCTGATTTACAGAGGGCATTATATATAGAATCCTGCCTCTCTCTTCCCCCTTGTACCACACATTTCAACTTTTTTATTTTATACTTTTCACACAGTTTTTCTACCTTTTCTGTATATCCATCATTTGTAACTACGATTATATCTGTTACCCTTGGATTTTGGTCAATTTTTTCGAGAGTCTTTATAAAAATAGGTCTTCCTTCATATTCCAAAAACTGTTTTGGATAGCCTAGCCCCATTCTTTTTCCCACTCCTGCAGCTGCAACTATAAAGGTATATTTCATATTACCACCTTTTATTTCAATGTCACCACGGTACATCCGATTCCGCCCTCTCCATGGCCTCCGGCTCTGAAGGATTTCACATAACGGCAGCCTTTCAGATACTCTATTACCCCAGCTCTAAGGGCTCCTGTCCCCTTGCCGTGTATCACATAAACCTCAGAAAAACCGTTTAAAAGTGCCCTGTCCATATAAGTTTCTAGATCATGTACTGCATCATCTACCATCTTTCCTCTTATATCTATTTCAGACCTCACTGCACTTCGTTTATGGACTTGAACTGTGTTATATTGCTTTGTTTTCGACTCTTCTACCTTCTTAAGGTCATCTATTGCAACCTCAAGTTTTAGTATCCCTGCCTGTATCTGTGCCACCTGCTTATGCTCGTTTATTCTTGTTATGACAGCATGTTGGCTCATACTCTTCACAAAAACTTTTTCTCCCTCTTTAAATTCAATCTTTCTTTTTATCTTTGGTTTTGAGACAATTGTTTTATTTTTTTCATCTTTTAAGGCATTTTTCATCATATTAAGACTCTTCTGAAGGAGTTTGGCGTCCTCTTTTTTGCTCTCTTCTGTCTGTATCTTATCTACCAGTGCCTTGGCCTTAGCCTGCATCTCCCTCATCATCTTGTCTGCTTTGTCATAGGCCTCTTTCAAAATCTCATTTTTTTCCTTTTCCAGAGCCGCCAGTTTATTCTCATATTCCTCTTTGTTCTTTTTAGCCTCTTCTTTTAGTTGCTCTACCTGTATTTTCATCTTATTTAAATCTTCAGACTGTTCTCTTATGTTTCCTATCATGCTTTCGACTTTTTTATTGTCGTCGCTTATATAAGATTTTGCACTTTCTATTACCTCATCTAGAACCCCTAGTCTCTTTGCTATTGTAAGGGCGTTACTCTCTCCCGGCACCCCCATAAGAAGTTTGTACGTGGGAGAAAGTGTATTAGAGTCAAATTCCATAGAAGCTGTCTCTATCCCCTCTTCATTGTATCCATGCGCCTTTACTTCACTATAGTGTGTGGATATC
Encoded proteins:
- a CDS encoding nitrilase-related carbon-nitrogen hydrolase produces the protein MKLALAQIKPTLGNVDKNIEIMKEKISGAIDQGAELIVFPELALSGYLLEEMVFDVCVNVPQELLKLSNEISILFGGVEKGKDNYVYNSAFYLEDGKVKHTHRKVYLPNYGMFFEARYFKGGDRFRAFDTKFGRIGVLICEDAWHQSSSYILSQDRADYIFCLMNNPARGFEDEGRYISKEWEAIGYLTASMTGSYFIMANRVGCEDGVTFGGGSQVVSPSGKIAARAPYMEESLLVAEISEREIRKARFTAPILKTENLDLTIRELERIREEKYR
- the ispD gene encoding 2-C-methyl-D-erythritol 4-phosphate cytidylyltransferase; the protein is MYRGDIEIKGGNMKYTFIVAAAGVGKRMGLGYPKQFLEYEGRPIFIKTLEKIDQNPRVTDIIVVTNDGYTEKVEKLCEKYKIKKLKCVVQGGRERQDSIYNALCKSEGSEVIAVQDGVRPFIEDSFIEDSYRILEKNPQVDGVVIGVPVKDTIKIIDKDGFITSTPDRSLLIAAQTPQVFRGDILKKAYEDARKSNYLGTDDSSLVERINGKVVVLEGSYSNIKITTQEDLKYL